The Amyelois transitella isolate CPQ chromosome 20, ilAmyTran1.1, whole genome shotgun sequence genome has a segment encoding these proteins:
- the LOC106142648 gene encoding uncharacterized protein LOC106142648: MVRNYRKKTQPTYTLDTLNIAVKEVRDGILNSYQASKQYNIPRTTIVDRVKLRRGVVKETRGRPTAINVKFEKRIATSLHIMEKNGFGLSSEEVIKLVTQYVEKNKLTTPFKEGAPGYEWFSGFRKRNNLSLKKPQAVEMSRKAACDPFIIKDYFDTLEEYIKTMDLQYSPDRIWNLDESSFSKDPEKTKIVGAKGYASTRTIASAGKDNVTVLFTVNAAGEKLPPLIIYRGKNIWDQWMSQNAYEGTCYAATKNGWIDAKVFEKYMLGTVLPHVSKESPCLIIYDGHSTHIQLHVLEKAKELGVEIIKLPSHASHLLQPLDLAVFKSMKVRWDAKILAWQRLNVGAKMQKHNFSEILGEVWKELDPKIIRNGFKKGGIFPLNKDVIPVEKYDAQAFKRFNEAKIKQVPTLYSLCSRQIIKTINKKCTSTIDNHKNNIIFHPNEIQLPGTSQGTPKIEILEDRYLNNEELVSFESLLLNTIKKADPTYKIKKRKVVQGSEVITHDDFLNRLRKNEAEKQKKEEEKRERKSKSEAKKNIKSKQKLPMPTTIKKCQKKIPKKIPKYSSDESSESDNIILSSDSDTSENWGTYCHKIIQQVEEESNISDHTSTELGLTSIQCHKIQPDKDHITNDEYEPDSSQRHPQVGDWIIVKFATKKTVKHFIGNVISLNHGHPQVKYLRKIKNSKIVSFHYPDVEDVSELIHDIDIVKFLENPLITRRGHVVFKEKFEGFNIQ, from the coding sequence atggtACGTAactacagaaaaaaaacacaaccTACGTACACTTTAGATACTTTAAATATAGCCGTCAAAGAAGTAAGAGatggaattttaaattcatatcaagcttcaaaacaatataatataccgCGGACAACTATAGTAGACAGAGTTAAACTTAGAAGAGGTGTCGTTAAAGAAACTAGAGGCAGGCCAACAGCCATAAATGTCAAATTTGAGAAAAGAATAGCTACCTCGCTCCACATTATGGAAAAGAACGGGTTCGGTCTGTCCTCTGAGGAAGTTATAAAACTTGTAACGCAATacgttgaaaaaaataaactaacgaCACCCTTCAAGGAGGGAGCCCCGGGTTATGAGTGGTTTTCTGGCTTTCGGAAAAGAAATAACTTATCTCTAAAAAAACCACAAGCGGTAGAGATGTCACGAAAAGCCGCATGTGACCCGTTCATAATCAAGGACTACTTCGACACACTTGAAgagtatataaaaacaatggaTTTACAATATAGTCCAGATAGAATATGGAATCTCGACGAATCTAGTTTCAGCAAGGACCCAGAAAAGACCAAAATTGTTGGGGCAAAAGGCTATGCGAGTACCAGAACAATTGCTTCGGCGGGAAAAGATAATGTGACTGTATTGTTTACAGTTAACGCAGCAGGTGAAAAATTGCCACCATTAATCATATACCGTGGCAAAAATATATGGGACCAATGGATGTCTCAAAATGCTTATGAAGGTACTTGTTATGCGGCCACAAAGAATGGGTGGATAGACGCTAAAGTTTTTGAGAAATACATGTTGGGGACAGTCTTGCCTCATGTAAGTAAAGAGTCAccttgtttaataatatacgACGGCCATTCCACGCATATTCAATTACATGTATTAGAGAAAGCAAAAGAATTGGGcgttgaaattataaaactgcCATCACACGCGAGCCATCTGTTACAACCTTTAGATTTAGCGGTATTTAAATCTATGAAAGTTAGGTGGGATGCTAAAATATTGGCATGGCAACGGTTAAACGTAGGAGCCAAGATGCAAAAACACAATTTCAGTGAAATCCTCGGGGAAGTCTGGAAAGAGTTAGATCCCAAAATAATACGAAATGGATTTAAAAAAGGCGGCATATTCCCCCtaaataaagacgtaatacCTGTTGAAAAATACGACGCACAGGCTTTTAAAAGATTCAATGAagccaaaataaaacaagttccAACGTTATACAGTTTATGTTCACGACAAATAATAAAGACCATTAATAAGAAATGTACCTCAACAATTGACaaccacaaaaataatattattttccatcCCAATGAGATACAGTTACCTGGTACAAGTCAAGGAACACcaaaaattgagattttggAAGACCGGTATCTGAATAATGAAGAACTAGTATCCTTTGAAAGTTTGTTACTTAACACGATAAAAAAAGCTGACCcgacatataaaattaagaaaagaaaGGTAGTTCAAGGAAGTGAAGTAATTACACACGATGATTTTTTGAATAGATTGCGGAAAAATGAggctgaaaaacaaaaaaaagaagaagaaaaaagagaACGAAAATCTAAATCAGAggcgaagaaaaatataaaatctaaaCAGAAATTACCTATGCCTAcgactataaaaaaatgtcagaaGAAAATACCGAAAAAGATACCGAAATATTCATCGGACGAAAGCAGTGAAAgtgataatataatacttagcAGCGACTCTGATACAAGCGAAAACTGGGGAACATATTGTCATAAGATAATCCAACAAGTTGAAGAAGAAAGTAATATAAGTGATCATACATCCACTGAACTAGGACTTACATCTATACAATGTCATAAAATACAGCCAGATAAGGACCATATCACTAATGATGAATATGAACCAGATTCCAGTCAAAGGCATCCACAAGTTGGTGACTGGATTATTGTAAAATTCGCAACAAAGAAAACCGTGAAACACTTTATCGGAAATGTAATCTCATTGAATCATGGCCATCCTCAGGTTAAGTATttgagaaaaattaaaaatagtaagaTTGTATCCTTTCATTACCCTGACGTTGAGGACGTATCTGAACTCATACATGACATTGACATTGTTAAGTTTCTTGAAAACCCCCTAATAACACGAAGAGGACACGTagttttcaaagaaaaatttgaaGGATTCAATATTCAGTAG
- the LOC132902925 gene encoding uncharacterized protein LOC132902925, translating to MFVVILYMLVVVYTRKMEWSQEKTIQFIECYRSYPLLWDSKDEFYKNKIKRHDALVEIAAKFEVEKVEVERKIKNLQSHFLREKKKEQDSKKSGSGADESFTSKWFAYKSLLFLSSRNKPRKTMDSQMIDYTAEDSLDSTTACTETSDECRKRSRNVGNVNEKISSAYSIMTEVYKNRSDKDEFSLFGDQVAVKLRKIYCPYARLTLQNKINTLLMEGELGVYDSYNYYRPDTSTSSATNDGTNNFVPDSDKQGYISINNNKPALIDNSQETQLSVPKVIAEEQSRDPLA from the exons ATGTTTGTGGTCATTTTGTACATGCTTGTCGTAGTATACACACGTAAAATGGAGTGGTCGCAGGAAAAAACAATCCAATTTATCGAGTGCTATCGGTCTTACCCGTTGTTATGGGATTCAAAAGAcgaattctataaaaataaaatcaaaagacATGATGCCTTAGTAGAAATTGCAGCAAAGTTTGAAGTCGAAAAAGTTGAAGTtgagagaaaaattaaaaacctcCAAAGTCATTTTTTAAgggaaaaaaagaaagaacaaGACAGCAAAAAGAGTGGATCTGGGGCCGATGAATCATTTACTTCGAAATGGTTCGCCtacaaatctttattatttttatcatccaGAAATAAACCTCGCAAGACTATGGATTCGCAAATG attgATTACACTGCTGAAGACAGCTTAGATAGTACGACTGCTTGCACTGAAACCTCAGATGAATGCCGAAAGCGTTCACGCAACGTGGGGAATGTCAACGAAAAAATTTCGAGTGCATATTCTATTATGACGGAGGTATACAAAAATCGGAGTGACAAAGATGAATTCTCCTTGTTCGGTGACCAAGTAGCTGTGAAGTTGAGAAAAATTTATTGTCCTTACGCAAGACTtactttgcaaaataaaataaatacccttCTAATGGAGGGGGAACTCGGAGTATACGACTCATATAATTACTATCGACCAGACACAAGTACCAGCTCTGCAACTAATGATGGTACTAATAACTTTGTGCCAGATTCTGACAAACAAGGATATATTtccataaataacaataaaccaGCTTTGATTGATAATTCTCAAGAAACGCAGCTTTCCGTTCCTAAAGTTATTGCAGAAGAACAATCACGTGATCCTTTAGCTTAA
- the LOC106137212 gene encoding uncharacterized protein LOC106137212, with product MWDEDDVLLISAAFVVIAGSLLRKPRRFWVRRGLQNRDNEDFLNRLQEDDCDVLNLEYRSNGGFKDFFKMSSSDFELLLQLIGPSINKNDTKWRTALTAKEKLGVTLRYYVSGDSFGSLMQTFKISQQSVSEIVPVVSQALITELKSFMQMPNTEEKWKNIAKGFNDKWNFPNCLGALDGKHVRIEAPFHSGTDYYNFKEYFSIVLMALVDSDYNILYANVGCQGRISDGGVFSNTILDNIETLNVPEDSELPGRPCRTPYVIITDNAFPLTERFIKPYTSLGKKGSKIRIFNYRLSRARRMVESTFGILSKVYGCFRRPFKLQPSKVTKVVMALLHLHNFLRRNDESRHLYEYYAFQGDRRNATNDVGINVGEAEETNAENANIEPIMLYNFSPGEIVRDEFAEYFCSHQGKVPWQNKY from the exons ATGTGGGACGAAGACGACGTGTTGTTAATTTCCGCAGCTTTTGTCGTTATTGCCGGCTCTTTACTACGAAAACCTCGAAGATTCTGGGTGCGAAGAGGCCTTCAAAATCGTGACAATGAAGATTTTCTTAATAGATTACAAGAAGATGACTGTGATGTGTTAAACTTAGAATACAGAAGCAACGGTGgattcaaagatttttttaaaatgtcaagTAGTGATTTTGAATTACTTCTTCAACTGATTGGACCatcaattaacaaaaatgataCAAAATGGAGAACTGCTTTAACTGCAAAAGAAAAACTCGGAGTTACTTTAAGATATTATGTATCTGGAGACTCATTTGGAAGTTTAATGCAGACATTCAAAATTTCACAGCAAAGTGTTTCTGAAATAGTACCTGTAGTAAGTCAAGCTTTAATCACAGAGTTGAAGAGCTTTATGCAG ATGCCAAATACCGAAGAAAAGTGGAAAAATATAGCAAAGGGTTTTAACGATAAATGGAACTTTCCGAATTGTCTCGGTGCGTTAGATGGGAAACATGTGCGAATTGAAGCACCATTTCACAGTGGCACTGATTACTACAATTTTAAAGAATACTTTAGTATTGTGTTAATGGCACTTGTAGATTCTGATTATAATATCCTGTATGCTAATGTTGGATGCCAAGGTCGAATATCAGACGGCGGAGTTTTTTCAAATACTATATTGGACAATATAGAAACATTGAATGTGCCAGAAGACAGTGAGCTTCCTGGGAGACCGTGCCGGACACCATACGTAATTATAACTGATAATGCATTTCCTTTAACAGAAAGATTTATTAAACCATACACATCTTTAGGGAAAAAGGGATCGAAAATTAGAATTTTCAATTATCGTTTGAGTCGAGCACGTCGGATGGTTGAAAGTACTTTCGGAATTTTAAGTAAAGTGTATGGGTGCTTTCGAAGACCGTTCAAATTACAACCTAGCAAAGTAACAAAGGTTGTGATGGCATTATTACATCTACACAATTTTCTCCGAAGAAATGATGAATCGAGGCATTTATACGAATACTACGCGTTTCAAGGTGATAGAAGAAATGCCACAAATGACGTGGGAATAAACGTAGGAGAGGCTGAAGAAACTAACGCTGAAAATGCAAATATTGAACCAATAATGCTGTACAATTTTTCGCCCGGTGAAATTGTCAGGGATGAATTTGCTGAGTATTTCTGCTCGCATCAAGGAAAAGTTCCTTggcaaaataagtattaa
- the LOC132902985 gene encoding uncharacterized protein LOC132902985, giving the protein MKTSSTPATLRPNVPSTSRALQRKQDADFVASSTCSSLIESIVAVAGQESTTVKRKMSDGDDEQTRKKPHTTLIDSGITKNVPSKPAQETLMKKIGLLQQRINVLTEARDTGIAKDDVHNEIKKLRKELKEEEKCLKKKRDSAKRAKKFRAKEKLEKTERQRNDPAATSDCNLAKRDPAFPRDPAPLINVLDPAPLKRGSADGANYNFPLKRSCSFA; this is encoded by the exons ATGAAAACATCAAGCACGCCAGCAACACTAAGGCCCAATGTTCCCTCGACTTCGCGTGCTCTTCAACGAAAACAG GATGCGGATTTTGTAGCTTCATCCACGTGTTCATCTCTTATAGAATCGATTGTCGCAGTCGCTGGACAAGAAAGCACTACCGTCAAACGAAAGATGAGCGACGGCGACGATGAGCAAACACGAAAAAAACCACACACGACTTTGATTGATTCAGGCATCACTAAAAATGTTCCAAGCAAACCGGCTCAAGAAACTCTTATGAAGAAAATTGGTCTACTGCAACAGAGAATAAATGTTCTTACTGAAGCAAGGGACACTGGTATAGCCAAAGATGATGTTCacaacgaaataaaaaaactacgcAAAGAGTTGAAAGAAGAAGAGAaatgtttaaagaaaaaaagagacTCTGCTAAGCGTGCAAAAAAGTTTCGAGCCAAAGAAAAACTGGAGAAAACTGAACGTCAGAGAAACGATCCTGCTGCAACTAGTGATTGCAATCTCGCAAAACGGGATCCAGCATTCCCGCGGGATCCCGCACCACTTATTAATGTTCTGGATCCCGCACCTTTAAAACGCGGATCCGCGGATGGCGCTAATTACAATTTTCCGCTAAAACGTTCTTGTAGTTTCGCGTAA